From the genome of Zalophus californianus isolate mZalCal1 chromosome 5, mZalCal1.pri.v2, whole genome shotgun sequence:
TGAAATGTCATTTATCAGTACTTTCAGCACTGAGCTGTAAAAAGTACACTCTCCCAGTCTTTATGTCTGACAATGTTGATTTTACCCTCACGTTTACAGAAGAATTCAACTATATTTCcaattactttcttttattatgaaCCATATTCCTAAATTTTCTTCAGACTTCTGTTGCTTGTTTGAAAACCTGTCAGCCTGATTTTTGCTGCTCAATACATACTTGGTGCCCCTTGATTTATTGTTGTAAAACTTCTATCATTACTTTTGTAGGAGAAGGAGACATTTCCTCCCAGGGTTCTTCTAGCTAGTTGAGGAATTGAATTGACATgggacagattaacaggaaaaaaaccccaaagttttATTATGTGTGCATGGAGGTCCAGTAATGAAACTGAGACCCAAACAAATGACCAAGCCAGGCagtttttatccattttagacaaagagaaaataaattagtgaggaattgacaggataaagaaaacagaggcttCGAGATTTAACTGGTAAGGAATTCTAAGTAGAATTTGGGCTGAGTTAGTAGATGAGTAAAAAAGTAacaaggagggcacctgggtggctcagtcagttaagcgtctgccttcggctcaggtcatgatcccagggtcctgggatcgagccccacatcagtctccctgctcagcggggagcctgcttctccctctcctccactctcgtgctctctctcactatctctgtctctctctctctcaaataaatatttttttaaaaaagtaacaaggtttgtttgtatagttttcttgctttaaaattcctatctctggtgataaggatgccTTTTTATTCCTTAGTACAGCAAGGGTACTTTTcatacaaagatttatttcttgctttccagTGGACACaggagggtctgagtgtccttGCACCAGCTGGGTCCCGATTAGCTTTAATACAAAATCATTAATATGCCATTTTGGTACCTTTTGGGCATCTATACTTTTCCATGTTCTATGTTCTCATGACGGTATGTCTGGGTGTGGGTTTGTTTATATTTCCTGTTTGGAGCTCTGTGTACTTCTCTCATTAGATGATGCTTCCATTCTGAAAAATAGCAAATCAGCATCTCTTTGAACAGTGCTTCTCTCCCTTTGGAACTCTTTTATGTGGCACCTGATCAGCACTTAGCAGGGACTCTCAGAGCCTGGCTGCTAGCGaactctccagcctcacctctcaGGTGCCCTTCAGCCTAAAGTCTTCTTTATATGGCTCACACTCAGGCCCTCTCTTCTGTCATAGGACCTTTATCAGGCCCTTTCCTGAGTGGCCTTCTGGAATCCTTCCTTTCCTACCATTTAACAGCTGCTCATCCTTCAGGGGAGTTTCACCAACTTTTCTGATGGAGCATTTTTATTCCCCTCTTACAGAGTCTCAGTCTGTCATTCAGAGCTCCTGGAAAAGTACTACTTTTACACTTACTTGTTTGAGTATCTAATGCATGCCAGGTCCTTCCACTAGATTCCCTGCTCCATGAGGGCAGTGCAGTTGACCTTTAAAGTCCCCACGTTTGAACCCTGGAGGtctacttatatgcagattttttttcaatcaatGCAAGACTGTAAggtactttctcttccttatatttccttgataacattttctttagtttaCTTTGTGGTAAGAGTACAATAGATAATGCTTATAGCATACACAATAGATGTTAATCAACTCTGTTATCAATGAGGCTTCCAAGTCAACAGTCGGTTAAGTTTTCGGGGTTCAACAAATGCATATCTCCGACTGCACAGTAGAAGCAGTACCCCTAAGCCTTGTGTTgtgcaagggtcaactgtatttttctgttttagtttttcaTTCTGTTGGCGTTAACAGGCAGGAAACAACAACATGGAGACTAAAACCAGCCAGCAGCTACAGAACTATATGAGAGGCTCAGACAATACTGATTCATCTCTGACTAgcagcctccctcccttctcaGAGCGAACcggctttctctccttccctgcagATACTTAATGCGATAGAAGGCTCAGGGTAAAGAGTCTCTCCAGGTTAAATCGTGCACCGTACCTGTGAGCCCGGACTGTCCCCCTATCTCTCACATTCTTTCCATGTCCTCCCGCTTTAATTTCTGAGATGTCTGGGCTAGAGCTGCCGAATGTGCCACCAGCTCTGGATCATTTCTGGATAAATCCCTTTCCCCCTATTTTATTCTAGAATAACTGAGCAGTTGTGACTTTGAAAAGTAACAACTCCAAAActcaaaggagaaagaacatgCTTTTTGTTCACtcttaaaactaaagaaataacCTTCAGTGTATTTATTTAACACGTATTTAACGAGCCCCTTTTGAGTGTCATTCACTACCTTAGGACTAGGTCACAGTAGTAAGAACAAACCTGGTCTCTGATCTCACTGAAATTAGAGTCTAGAGAGGAAAGACTATTCTGGTACTCCCACTGCTAACTAAACAATCAAAAAGTATGTGAATGCTTTGAGTGAAAGAAATAAAGTTCCCTGTGAATATTTAACAAATTCACATGGCCCACATGGGAAATTGCAGTAGGATAGGGAAGGCTGACATCATGAGGGACTCCTGAGCTAAGATGTTAAGTCAACAAAGAGGGGAAGTCAgagcatttcaaaaagaaaaatctgtatttgCAAATGTCCTATGGCATGAAGCAGACTGACAATTATGAGGGTCTATAAGAAGACCCAGGAGAtttgagaacagaaaagaaaagggaaatttattaGAGTTGAGGATGGAGAGTCATTTGAGGAGAGACAGTGATGTGCTGACTGGAACTGGCTAAAAAGGGCCAATTGttctattttcagaaattttgtgtGTGCCAGCTGCTAAATAACCAttattaaaaccaaaatatagaatcactgaactctacttctgaaactaataagatactatatgttaattgaatttaaataaaataaaatttaaaaatgtatctatatGTAAActcatattaaataaattacattaaatacaAAGGCTTTCTAATTGTTCTTAGTCATTCTTAATTATTTCactacattttactattatttgtgcccctgagtttatttttgcccatTCTATTGGCCTGTAGAAGCATTTTCTACTCCTGTGTCAGTGAACATTTCCTCCCAACCTCACATGCAGTGATGTCACATTGACTAACTTGAAATTGATCACAGTGGGAATTTACACCACAAAAATTGGCAACCTTTTTCGAATCAAAACTCCCGTACACCTCTAAAAACCAGTTTTAAACATATACAAGCACAACACTGAGGGAAACTATACAAGACCTTGGAGATAGTATTAAGAATTTATCTTTATCACAGGAGAAATGAACAAGGCATTGAAAGGTTTTGAGCACGGAGTCGAGGCCAAGAgcacatttctgttttaaaaaaaatcactgacatGACAGAATTGAAAGAGGGAGCAAGGTGATTTTGGGGGGTCCCATATGGTAAATAGTGGTGACTCAGAGGAggaccaaagaaatgaaaatgcagagaAGTGGGTTTGATATATATTTAGGAGCTAAAATAGAAGTCTGAGCTCTGGTGACAGTAGCAAGAAGCAATCACTTAAGACCCTCATGAGGAAGAAGTAGAAACTCTACATCCTCCCTACGTTCTGGAtgcttatgttttcattttgagcCCAATTCTGCCACCATGTGTCAAAGAGCCAGCCTCACAGTCAACACACTTAGGCCTGAAGAAGGAGAGACAAATCTGCCTATGGAAACGTGAAATGAAAAGACTGTatgtaaataaactattttaaaagtgatCCATAACCTTTCCATCTTCATATGTGGGTAATCGTGCATTTATGGCAACCATGAGAATGGTCTCCAAGGTCTCTTGGACCTTGAGGGAGGGTGAATGACCGTGTTCTGATATCCAGCAAATGCTGTGCTTCCTTCCTGCGAGCTGCCTCCAGATGATGCCTGAACAGGACAGAGACTCTTTGTCCCAGATTCTTTCCATCAGTTGCTCTAGCACCCTGACTCCTCAGTGCCATCTTCCTCCTTCACATCCATTCTCCTTCACTTGGGTCGGACCTACATTACATGGTTCTGCCAGACACGTTGGATTCCCTGCCTCTGCTGTGTGTCTGAGGCAGGTCTTGAGATGCTGTGAACTTGGATCCCTCCCCCACGTGATGGCAGACATCTGCAGTGCAAGTTCTTGGGGCCAAGAGaactttctgcccctttccccaaaGTCAGACAGCCGCGGCTTCTCCCCTTTCTCAGAAGCAGGGACGGTTGCCATTCCCTTAACACTTAAGTGTTGGGTTTTATGAGGGATGAGGATCTGGGAAGTCACTGGGGTTTCATGCCTGTGCGCCCAGGGGCGGGGGGACTCATTCACTCCATTCTCTGCCCTGCCCGCAGCCCCCTGCACGACAGGCCCGTGGCACAGAGACACGAGTGAGGGTTGATGGCGTTGTGTCTGGGCTCCTGGGGACTCTAAATTGTCATGATAGCACGTATTCCACCTTTAATTATTCATTAAGTTCTAGCTGTTTCCTTTCCTCACTTTGGAGGAGGCTGTCTGTTCCCTATGGTTTGCCAAAGTTGCACCAGTCTATGACGTGTCCTTTCTGTCCTCAGAGGAGACTTTTCGCAGCTCAGTTCGGTGGGTGTCCTTGTGATTCTCGGTTCTCTGATCATCTCAAGAAAAGTTAGGGTTTTGCAGAGTATCTGGCTTTTCTCATTATTCGTGTTCTCCTGTAGCTTTCTCCAAGCCGACAAGGGAAAGTCGCCGCCGcctcttgttttaaaaaatcagttatgttTCTGCATCAGGGTCTTATCTTTGGTGGGCTCAGCAGAGCCAGGAATAGAATGTATCCATAAATCTATGTTGTGTTCTAGGTATGTGAAATCATTAGGTTATCAAACAGTCGACACGCCTCTGGAGGCTGTTCTGTCAATGCATTGAATGAAAACATTACCCAGCCATGGAATCGACCACGTAGTAGGAGTTAAGGCTCCCCGAGCAGATTTCTAGCTCAACCAGGAGACGTTTCTCGTGTGTTTGGCTTTGGGTCATTGCTCAACACAGTTACCTTGTCCTTTCCACCAGGTGGTTGACCAGATTGATACCCTGACCTCCGACCTGCAGCTGGAGGATGAGATGACCGACAGCTCCAAAACGGACACCCTGAATAGTAGCTCCAGCGGCACAACGGCCTCCAGCATCGAGAAGATCAAAGTGCAGGCCCACGCACCCCTCATCAAGCCCCCAGCACACCCATCTGCTATCCTCACCGTCCTGAGAAAGCCAAACCCTCCGCCACCTCCCCCGCGGTTGACCCCTGTGAAGAGTGAAGAGCCCCCGAGAGGGGTGCCAACGGTCAATCCTGTGAAGACGAATGGTACCCTCCTGCGAAATGGAGGCTTTCCCGGGGCACCCAACAAAATTCCAAATGGAAACGTCTGCTGCATACCCGCTAGTACCTTGGACAAGGCTCCCGGACGGCCTCTGAAGCACAGACCTGAAAAAGACAGGTGCCTCCAGGCAGGGCCTCGGGAACGAGTTCGGTTTAATGAAAAAGTACAGTACCATGGCTATTGTCCCGACTGTG
Proteins encoded in this window:
- the PRR16 gene encoding protein Largen isoform X1; protein product: MSAKSKGTPSSSSPAEGPPAASKTKVKEQIKIIVEDLELVLGDLKDVAKELKEVVDQIDTLTSDLQLEDEMTDSSKTDTLNSSSSGTTASSIEKIKVQAHAPLIKPPAHPSAILTVLRKPNPPPPPPRLTPVKSEEPPRGVPTVNPVKTNGTLLRNGGFPGAPNKIPNGNVCCIPASTLDKAPGRPLKHRPEKDRCLQAGPRERVRFNEKVQYHGYCPDCDTRYNIKNREVHLHGEPVHPPEKLPHPGPPLPPPPHLPPFPLENGGLGISHSHSFPPLRPATVPPPTAPKPQKTILRKSTTTTV
- the PRR16 gene encoding protein Largen isoform X2 codes for the protein MTDSSKTDTLNSSSSGTTASSIEKIKVQAHAPLIKPPAHPSAILTVLRKPNPPPPPPRLTPVKSEEPPRGVPTVNPVKTNGTLLRNGGFPGAPNKIPNGNVCCIPASTLDKAPGRPLKHRPEKDRCLQAGPRERVRFNEKVQYHGYCPDCDTRYNIKNREVHLHGEPVHPPEKLPHPGPPLPPPPHLPPFPLENGGLGISHSHSFPPLRPATVPPPTAPKPQKTILRKSTTTTV